ACACGTTCCAGGTGACTTGGCCATCAGCTGAAAATATGCATTGAAAGCATATGTTGCGTGTGTGAGCACATTATCTGGTTCATAACATGGTTGACCCTGCAGCAAAGGTGAGCAATCAACTTTCCCTGGTCCACAAGCCCAATCCAAGGCTGCTTGTAGCATCTTTTTATCAGCACCTTCCTTCACAACACAAAAGGTTTGGTTCGTTGTGTCATTTGCCAACACAGTTCCAGCACCTGTTAAGTGCAAGGTATAAACTGGCACTCCATCAGCATTAAAAAGCCCCCAATTCTTTTCAGAGACAGACCCAGGTCTCAAATCCTCATTGTAGAGCTCATAAATATAAGTGCTAACAGCAATCCCAGGATGCTTGGGAGTCCCCGTGTTGTTAAGCACGTGCCTAATTAGGTTACTGTTGTAAGTGTTGGCATTGTCAAGTGTGGCATCTGGCTCCGCTGAGTCACCCTTTGAGGGCCAGCCTGACTCGGTCACTACAATGGGGATATTAGTGATGTTTAGATAGGACATTGCAAAATAGGCTGCATCAACAATAGCCTCGAAGACATTAGTATAATGCAGCAGTGTATTAGCATCCACGGCTTCCTTGTTTGGAGGGAGAGGGCGGAAAAGTGCATAGTCCAAGGGGATTACACCGTTTGATTGCATGTAATCATAATACGGGTAGACATTGAGCATGAGATATGAATCTGTAGACTGCAAGAACTTGAGCAGGGGCACCATGACCGGGTCCCATGAGCGATTGAAGAAGGCTTGAGATGGTGGAAAGGAGTCGAGAATAATGGAGGAAGAGTGTGGAGTAGAGACTCTAATTTGGCGGTCAAGGTTAGACGCAACAAGTGCAGAGTGAATGAACTTCAGGGCAGAAACTAGGACTGGAGCAGCATTTGGGAGGGCACTAAAGACTTCCGATCCAACAGCTATAGCAGTGATGTTGGTGGCAGGGACATGGGCTATCACATTGCGAGCAACCCAATTAGCAGCAGTGGCATTGGACTGGCCAATCCCAAGGAGCTGGTCATTAGGAACAGAAACCGTCACTTGGATGCCTGTGTTTGCAAGAGCGAGGAGCATGGTTCTGTCAGCATCATAGAGTCTGATATGCCGAATATTTTGAGCTTTAAGAAGTGCCACCACCTGAGTTGGGCTCGGCATGTCAGAAAGATCTGTACCGAGGTTTACACCAATGAAGGCATCTGCAAAACATCAACAAAGAATGCAGGATTAGACAACAAAATTGTCCTGTGAAACGGAATATCTTGTATTCTGAAAACACTTCATCATGCGTGTAGAACGGATAGTATAACTCATAAATCTGACATGTTTCGAATTTATGGATATCCAGAAAAACCATCTTGACATTGTCAGCTTAATTTACTTTTTAAGGAACAACTCTAATTAGTTTGTACTGATCCAATTAGCCCTCATGACCAAACATGAAACATGTCGGAGGCAATCCTCTAATCTCCTGTCTAGAGACCAGATAATGGGCCCAAGCTACCGCTCCACCATGTTCTCTTTCTGCATAGACAGGCATCGTGAATCCATGATACAACTAAACAGCTGTGACGGGATGAAGGTGGCACGGAAGAAACATCCCAACAGTCTTAAGAATCATACGAATCTCAGCTATGCTAATATTGTCGTCGGCACATATTACATATGGCATGTGGTTTGAAGCTGTAGGAAACAATCAGGGAAAAGTGACAGCTTAACTCCCAGTATAGAAACAATCAGCCTAAATGGAAAATAGCTCCGACTGACTTGCATAACAAGTTGGATCTCTCAACCAACAAAAACGCGGCATTCTTGTTGGATCTCTCAATCAGCTAAAggcaccctctctctctctctctctctctccctcccttttGAAAGACTGCATCTTTCGGAAGAAcctgtcttcttttttttttggtcaaagacTCAAAGTGCGGCAAAAATTGAAacttcaaatcaaatcaaaggaCTCGTAAACTATTGGAACTTAACTTTTGTTGACCAAAGTCAAACAGTGAAGACCACTCTAGACTAttgcaaatttaaattttgttgaCCAGAACAGTTGCAAAGAATGTTGTCTAAACCTATTATATACAAATCAGTCACAATAAACTCACTGACTTTGCAGATTTATTAGAAAACAACTATTCATTTGAACATATTTAAAGAAGACCCAGAAAAAAGGAGGCAAAAACCCACATCGGAAACGcatcaaaacaccaaaagaaCGTAACTTTAAGAAGAAGGGAAGGGTCTTTGTCACATAGGAACTCGTAGAACACAATGCAGACATccaaaaattagattttaatcataaaaaaaaggattattAAGAATTGAAAGCTTAAGATTTTAGAGTGGCTTAAACATACGaggaacacacacacacacacacacacacacacatatgtatatataaaaatatatacaaaagtACAGAAAGGCATAAAAGCTTACCTTCACCAGCAGAAACTGCAGAGACAGCCAACAGGAAGAAGAATAGCAGAGTAGCCATGGAATCCTTCCTCTCTGCCCTCCAAAACCATACAAATGAAACCCCCCCACAGAAGACAGAGCCCAGAAAGAATTTCTAATTTAAATAAATCCCAAGAAACCAAAAGGGCAAGAATAAAAGAAGGGAATAGAGAGCAAataaagagagaaaaggagCTCCTTTTGAGGTTTGTGGAAGCTGATGAGacagagaaaggagagagaagggGGTGAAATTGTAAATGCAGAAGGCAGAGGATCGCAGAGTGTGTGGGTATGTCAGAGATCGGACGGCTGAGATTTACATGCAGGTGCATAGTAACTATTAAATGCAGAAAAGCCTAGGCTACCACGGTTGTTGGGCCTCTCGAATCAGAGGGCTTAGGTAGGTTTAATGTTTAGTCTGAGTTCGCGGTCCACGAGTAGACCActtgtgctgacgtggcttggtACAGCTGGATGCAACGGTCTTTTTCCGGACAGTGTTTcagttctttttttatttcatgtttttgtctttttctgTGCGAATATTTATGTATTATTCAGTAAAATGGGTAGCCCCACGAGACACGTTGGATTTTAGATTGTCATTTTTTGTGCAAAGAGGCTTTCTTTCCGATGGAACTAAACAAGAGACTACATCAAAAGAAAGATTCTTCGATGTGCTGGAATAAAGTAATACATCAAGTGTCTAATATAAATAGTTggatatttaaagaaaaataatttttaatcatttatattatgatatttagtgtataaaattgtattttcatcatactaaaaatttctcacatTAAATTACATTGTGaacaacattataaaacatctTGCAATTAAGGTAATCATAAAACTACACTAAGCTCGTATAAGCCTAAACAAATCAACCAAGTCGCGCACTGATACAAGATTGCAACCCTTTCTCCCGATCATTGTAGTAGCATGTGTGGCGCCCATGACATAAAGGGCATGATGACTTACAGTCATCCTTCGGGATTGGATGAAAGCCCTTACTAGATCCACAAAGGCTGAAGCTCATAATTGAAACCTAGGGATTCTCACGCTCAAAACCTAAGGTAGGATTCTTAGAGCTTGTTtggatgtatttttaaaatagctaaaaacgtttttagtgaaaatatttttgtaaccaatccttagtaaaaatgtaagtaaattttgaaaaaaacacataacttGTGTTTCTTGTAGAGCTTTtagaatctaaaaatattttatttaaaaatactttcaatcattttgaaACACTTTCAAATGAGGCCTTACTTGATGGCCGTGCCCTTGGATTTTTTGGGagttttttttcataatcataATACTAGCTCATTTTCGAAAATATAATTCATCCAAAATAAGGAAAAGGAATTACGTGGAGCccataaatcattttgattCCTCTATTTAATCAACACAACAATACCCCGTGAATTGAACCTAATTAATTTTGAGTTGGATATAAAAGGTATTTTggttcaattaaaaaaaaaaaaaaatctcttggACCTATTCCAACTATTGgagtaaaacttaaattttaggttctaactTTACCCTAACTTGCTCCAACTCTTGGGGTAAATATGAGTTAGaactcaaaactcatttatggATCAAATTTAGCTCATGATTCCCCCTGGTTTTGTAGGGTTGGGccaccatatatgtatattcttttGAAAGAATATATTCACACATCccaaatgtgacatcccgtcccgagattattaaaacgtacatGTGAAATGACCCTTTTACCCCTAGCTTGTTTTCGTATTGTTGTTTGGTGGtctgtgtggtgttggcaagtgttgggccacacacacacacacactgtcactctgcctctccctctgtctgttccctgtctctctccctctcccgagtcctctttcttcttttccctttgaactcgtacggacacacacacaactacactaaaccttagcagatcgaggaaaccaagggcacaattgagctcgtgaggtcgaggggagcacgatcataccattttcaggtgagaaatccgtcgttttcacgtcgattcgaggtagtccgatttgagtactattcatgcaaaatttatttagcatgtttttgggattttgaagttcataggtagcttggtggtgtcccaaggagcctcggagtgcttcgttggacaaatttggacgtcggaatcgcctggttcgaagttggccggttttggagtTTGTGGGCAGGTATGATCTAGTagtttttaggccttaaaagttGTTGGGTCGTGTTCTCCTAGTTCTAGGTGTTGTTTTGGTGCAAGAATCgtggaaaatggttgagaaacgagtgagaaaacacggTTTATaggttttccagttttccggcgccggcgacggcaccggagaTTGAACGGGGAagaagacggaatattccgtcagagttgacggaatattcctgacgccgttgacggaatccgttagaaataacggaatattcctcacggcgtcagttgacgccgtccgtatgcaccgcacgtgcctgcgcgtggccggtgcgtgtggccgtgccttggccggcgcgtgggggcgcgtgcggcggaggaaaatttttctaaaaatatggttgtgatcctgaggttgtgtagagcacgttggtatattcatttgtccattttgagcaatgtatgagaagttattacgagaagttggttatgtgcttttaaattaacgtttttatagttgtttcgcgtataggtgatacgtaccccgaggacgagcgtggtcactcgaggcaggggggctacgacccttccacttaccagtgagtgggcttttggttttccgtatatacctatatacatttatattcccataaatggtttaaaaagggttatctgtgttatgccatgcatcatattaTCATTCCTTATGCattatcacatgcattagtagttgtgtatatatatacatatgcatattgggtgctgtggacgcacaggtaagtgccaggtaagtgttatccatatttacattcagtagtgatttgagatgcttagagagctcataacctgcacccccggtgttagtgctcccgcctagagtagggcacagtccttcacgtgatgttcacctcccgcaccacacgctcagcttggatccaagttaggtgcacagtcctgtcgtacagaccactttaggtggttccgactcgtaggtgacccgcgattattcgcacagccttcacgtgatcgtagcactagagcgtatatatatgttacacccaggcctgtcgtacagaccactttaggtggttccgactcgtgggcaggttcagttattgagtttgagatttgagctctatatgcagccgtacaggtcacgttaggtgactccggctgccagattacatgttgttgatatgatttatacatgagcacttgcatttccattatgaggtttcgacatggcatattcttgagcatgattggcatacccttgagcatgtttggcatatgtatacatacgtatatatgtttattttctgggaagtatacaggttttacggcgaggggttagaacgtttttactaaatggttttcaaatagctttgtttttgcccactcacgcttttgttttgcgcccctccaggttctagttgcttagcagtttcggtggtttcccagagggttctcccggcttttctgacagatactcaccagtgtagggtcaccttcgggtgtactattgtcgcatcttttcttttggactgctgtagtcttgctctgaacttgtatctcacttacgctagcacttgtttagtactttgtttgctagtttttaattattcgtactttttatattactatcttattagcttccgcacgtgcacatggttacgtcacctccgtgtgacggccaacacgccctgatctcggtcggggtgtgtcaccaaATTACTTATtccacacccttttaattttttaatagtttctACAAAccactaacacttgatagaaaaatattaaaaaattaaaaaggtgtgagGGAATTAATTTagagtgtgtgaatataatctcccttttttttttagttttatatttataaattaattgaatctaATGGTTAAGatataatttgatcaaatataacggtaaatatatatataatagtccaaatttaaatcaaatggctaaagtaatttgaaaaaaaaattatgtgtttcatattctttcatagtattacatgagtttcatggtgtcagttagtgatttttcaatatttatcgaaatctaaatatttttaggttaaaatattcataaaattaaattaggatagtttacctaattttttcttttaaaaaaagtcactttaagaagaaaaaaaaggcctaaaattcattttttaataatctggggttaaaattttaatcaataaTGGATTGAGCAAAAAAACTGTTTATgggttaaaaactaaaatttttaggctaaaaattttagattttaacccaaGAGTTGGAGATAGCCTTAGTAAACTAGGTCATTAAATagattttcttcattttatctAAGAATTACACAaggaaaattatatttaaaaagttacactacatttcaatattttcaacaattcTAAAGATGGAAGGACATGTCGCACAATagaattggttaaaaatttatcgaaatctatcaacaaaaattgtacttttgTATAATGACACTTGAACGTGACAAGATCGGTTAAAAATTAtattcgaaattaaaaataaaattatttttttattattttcaaacaTAAAAAGTACTAATATTTTAGTACATATTGCCATAGTTATTGATAAAGATACAAAAGATAATTActatttaataattaaagacAGTTATTATTCCTGGGATTGAATTGACTGTTGGCAAGGAGCCTTTACACTGACCGCGCTCTTAGCGCCACTGACCGCGTTCTGTGCGTAATATATGTTATTCGGGGCTCCGTATCCACACGCAAATACCCACTATAACAAAACCGAAGCGCCTCCGCCTACCTGAAAAAACTGATTCCTCCGCCACCGCCTCACTTTCTTCGCTCTTCCATTATCTCCGCCGGAGCTCCGATTGGACATGAACTGAAGCAATGGACCAAAACCAGAGACCATCCTCCTCGGCGTCAGCTGCCTCGCGAGCTTACCAGTTCCACCCAGCACGCGCCGCAATTGTCAATCTTTTCGACCTCTACTTAGGAGTGAGTACAATTTGCACTCGCTCTGTATTTTTTTGTTCTAACTTTTGATTCAATAAATCTGAAATTAAGAAATTTCATGCTTTTTCGCAGAGAAGTAGCCGCCAAAAATCCGATGATTCAGTTCGAGAACTTCCGTAAGTGTGTCTGTTTGCTGCGTAATTAGTTCGAATTGTatgaattaatttaaattaggCTGCGTAATTAGTTTGAATTATATGAActaatttaaattaatgttcTTTTTTTGGTTAGAGATTATAATTTTGGGTTCTGAGTGCTCAAACTGTACAGTTGATATGATAATactcatcaaagaaaaaaatttgagttgGAAAAAAACCACTTTGAAGAAGTTAATGTTGTCGATTCTTCAGGAACAAGTCACAGAAGCGTGTACTTGCTCTTAATCGGGAGCTTCCACCTCGAAACGAGCAGTTCCTACTGGATTTTGAACAACTGCAGAGCCAGTTTCCTGTGAGTTGCACAATTCGAAACGAGCTGTTTTATGTATCATTGTTGTTAGGAGTTTTATTACTTTAAGGTAGTAGTTCTGATGCTGTTGTTTGGTGTGTTTCAGGACCAAGATCAACTGCATGTCGTGACAGAGTCTGTACTTATATCTTTAGTCGTGCAATGCAGCAATCATGCGCCACGGGCGGAGTTTCTTCTCTTTGCTCTAAGGAGCTTGTGTACTATAGGTCACATTAACTGGGATACTTTTTTGCCGTCCCTTCTTTCTTCAGTCTCTGCTGCAGAAATGTCAGTTGGTCAAGGTAGTCAAGCAATGCCTGCTGTTTCAAGTCCTGCCTCTTCATTACCTTCAGTGCATGGCATTGGTTCCCCCAGCCAGTCTGCTATTGAACCA
This Pyrus communis chromosome 6, drPyrComm1.1, whole genome shotgun sequence DNA region includes the following protein-coding sequences:
- the LOC137737839 gene encoding glucan endo-1,3-beta-glucosidase 3-like, whose translation is MATLLFFFLLAVSAVSAGEDAFIGVNLGTDLSDMPSPTQVVALLKAQNIRHIRLYDADRTMLLALANTGIQVTVSVPNDQLLGIGQSNATAANWVARNVIAHVPATNITAIAVGSEVFSALPNAAPVLVSALKFIHSALVASNLDRQIRVSTPHSSSIILDSFPPSQAFFNRSWDPVMVPLLKFLQSTDSYLMLNVYPYYDYMQSNGVIPLDYALFRPLPPNKEAVDANTLLHYTNVFEAIVDAAYFAMSYLNITNIPIVVTESGWPSKGDSAEPDATLDNANTYNSNLIRHVLNNTGTPKHPGIAVSTYIYELYNEDLRPGSVSEKNWGLFNADGVPVYTLHLTGAGTVLANDTTNQTFCVVKEGADKKMLQAALDWACGPGKVDCSPLLQGQPCYEPDNVLTHATYAFNAYFQLMAKSPGTCDFKGVATVTTTDPSHGTCIFPGSGGRNSTFVNSTSLAPSSNSTASGCLSLFFYSGGSFTSSVIIGFLVLSAVLL